In Aureibaculum algae, the following are encoded in one genomic region:
- the nagB gene encoding glucosamine-6-phosphate deaminase encodes MLKSSIDKATGFEKRFENIGTVVYENSTTASKAVAQEIADLIRVKQAQKQPCILGLATGSSPKSLYAELVRLHKEEGLSFKNVVSFNLDEYYPMEPDSVNSYVRFMKEHLFNHVDILPENYHVPDGTLSKAEIANYCDQYENKIEALGGLDLQILGIGGNGHIGFNESGSLQNSKTRLVALDHITRVAASGDFSGLENTPRTAITLGVKKIMEAKRVILLAWGERKSNIIKASTESEVTSSVPASFLQEHDNATFVLDKEAASKLTRINTPWLVEKIVWTDRLIRKAVLSLALYLKKPILMLTDADYIENGMSDLLADSGPAYDINIKIFNKLQNTITGWPGGKPNADDSKRPERAEPAKKRVLIFSPHPDDDIISMGGTFKRLHEQGHEVHVGYQTSGNIAVADDEALRFARFVCDYNDQFNIENEEAENIYKKAAEFLKNKKSSEIDTPEVRHIKGIIRKGEARATCHFIGIPDDQIHFMELPFYETGTVEKNPLGKADIKITSDLIEKIKPHQIYAAGDLADPHGTHKVCLDSVFAALKELKPKKFMEDCWVWLYRGAWQEWGIDEIEMAVPMGPDQVLEKRKGIFKHQSQKDGVVFQGADSREFWQRAEDRNKETANLYDVLGLSHYAAMEAFVRYHF; translated from the coding sequence ATGTTAAAAAGTAGTATCGACAAAGCAACAGGATTCGAAAAAAGGTTTGAAAACATAGGCACCGTTGTTTACGAGAATTCTACTACTGCCTCTAAGGCAGTTGCTCAAGAAATAGCAGATCTTATTCGTGTTAAACAAGCTCAAAAACAACCTTGTATATTAGGACTAGCAACAGGTTCTTCACCAAAAAGTTTATATGCGGAATTAGTACGTTTACATAAAGAGGAAGGTTTAAGCTTTAAAAATGTAGTTTCATTTAATTTAGATGAATACTACCCAATGGAACCTGATTCTGTAAATAGCTATGTTCGTTTCATGAAAGAGCACCTATTTAATCACGTAGATATTTTACCAGAAAATTATCATGTTCCAGATGGTACCTTGTCTAAAGCTGAAATAGCAAATTATTGTGATCAATATGAAAATAAAATTGAAGCCTTAGGTGGTCTTGATTTACAAATTTTAGGTATTGGTGGTAATGGGCATATCGGTTTTAATGAATCTGGATCGCTTCAGAATTCTAAAACACGTTTGGTTGCCTTAGACCATATTACTAGAGTTGCTGCAAGTGGCGATTTTTCTGGATTAGAAAACACACCTAGAACAGCAATTACACTAGGGGTTAAAAAAATAATGGAGGCCAAAAGAGTTATTCTTTTAGCTTGGGGTGAGAGAAAATCTAATATAATAAAGGCTTCTACGGAAAGTGAAGTGACCAGCAGTGTACCTGCATCATTTTTGCAAGAACATGATAATGCAACTTTTGTTTTAGACAAAGAAGCGGCTTCTAAATTAACAAGAATTAATACGCCTTGGCTCGTTGAAAAAATTGTTTGGACAGATAGACTGATCAGAAAAGCAGTATTGAGTCTTGCTCTTTACTTAAAGAAACCAATTTTAATGTTAACTGATGCCGATTATATAGAGAATGGTATGAGTGATTTATTAGCAGATTCTGGTCCTGCATATGATATCAACATTAAAATATTTAACAAATTGCAAAACACCATTACGGGATGGCCAGGTGGTAAACCCAATGCAGATGATAGCAAAAGACCTGAACGTGCTGAACCTGCTAAAAAACGTGTATTAATTTTTAGCCCACACCCTGATGATGATATTATTAGTATGGGTGGTACATTCAAAAGATTACATGAGCAAGGACACGAAGTTCATGTAGGTTACCAAACCTCAGGTAATATTGCTGTTGCAGATGATGAGGCATTGCGTTTTGCTCGCTTTGTATGTGATTATAACGACCAGTTTAATATTGAAAATGAAGAGGCAGAAAATATTTATAAAAAAGCAGCTGAATTTTTAAAAAACAAGAAATCCAGCGAAATAGACACGCCAGAAGTAAGACATATAAAAGGGATCATTAGAAAAGGTGAGGCAAGGGCGACTTGTCATTTCATCGGCATCCCAGATGATCAAATTCATTTTATGGAATTGCCTTTTTACGAAACAGGTACTGTAGAAAAAAATCCATTAGGCAAAGCTGATATCAAAATTACTTCTGATTTAATTGAAAAAATTAAACCTCATCAAATATATGCGGCTGGTGATTTAGCTGATCCACATGGTACTCATAAAGTATGTTTAGATTCTGTTTTCGCAGCCTTAAAAGAACTAAAACCTAAAAAATTCATGGAAGATTGCTGGGTTTGGTTGTATAGAGGAGCATGGCAAGAATGGGGTATTGACGAAATAGAAATGGCAGTACCTATGGGACCAGACCAAGTACTAGAAAAACGTAAAGGTATTTTTAAACATCAATCTCAAAAAGATGGTGTGGTTTTCCAAGGAGCAGATAGTAGAGAATTTTGGCAACGTGCAGAAGATAGAAATAAAGAGACTGCAAATTTATATGATGTACTTGGATTGTCACATTATGCAGCAATGGAAGCATTTGTTCGATACCATTTTTAA
- a CDS encoding phosphotransferase enzyme family protein produces the protein MMLVKKIKSTFEQFEHNGEFQSFKELASGHINDTYLVITKDKPYFVLQRINHGVFKDVPGLIENKVAVSNHIQEKLKDLSSKKRKRRVLTFAKTKTGSSYLKDDGGNFWNLMYFIDNSVTHEIVTNKEIAYEGGRLLGKFLTLTSDFDPSKLVEVIPKFHDMSFRYEQFNDALKIASSERLEKAKKYIKLVEDLKEEMHVIQKLKESGEIKLRVTHNDTKISNALFNKKNKGLCLIDTDTVMPGIVHYDFGDAIRTICNTAAEDETNLDLVMFNLDYYNAYKKGFLKQMKASLSAIELRYLPLSAKTMMFIMGLRFLTDYLNNDIYYKTKYPEHNLDRAKNQFKLIQSFTEKTENL, from the coding sequence ATGATGTTAGTCAAAAAAATAAAAAGCACATTCGAACAATTTGAACATAATGGCGAATTTCAATCTTTTAAAGAATTAGCATCCGGTCACATCAATGATACATATTTAGTGATAACTAAAGATAAACCATATTTTGTTTTACAACGTATTAATCATGGTGTTTTTAAAGATGTTCCAGGCCTTATTGAAAATAAAGTTGCCGTAAGCAATCATATTCAAGAAAAACTAAAAGACCTGTCTTCAAAAAAACGTAAACGTCGTGTGCTTACTTTTGCAAAAACTAAAACTGGCAGCTCTTACCTTAAAGATGATGGAGGTAATTTCTGGAACTTGATGTATTTTATCGATAACAGTGTAACTCATGAAATAGTTACTAATAAAGAAATAGCTTATGAAGGTGGGCGTTTACTAGGAAAATTTCTGACACTCACTAGCGACTTTGATCCTTCAAAATTAGTGGAAGTCATTCCAAAATTTCACGACATGTCCTTTCGCTATGAACAATTTAACGACGCTTTAAAAATAGCTTCATCAGAAAGATTAGAAAAGGCCAAAAAATATATCAAACTTGTTGAAGATTTAAAAGAAGAAATGCATGTTATTCAGAAGCTGAAAGAGTCTGGAGAAATTAAACTTAGAGTAACTCATAACGATACAAAAATATCAAATGCTTTGTTTAATAAAAAAAATAAAGGTTTATGCCTTATTGATACAGATACAGTAATGCCAGGTATTGTACATTATGACTTTGGAGATGCTATTAGAACCATTTGTAATACGGCTGCTGAAGATGAAACTAATTTAGATCTAGTTATGTTTAATCTAGACTATTATAATGCTTATAAAAAAGGCTTTTTAAAACAAATGAAAGCTTCTTTATCTGCAATAGAATTACGATATTTGCCTTTAAGTGCCAAAACTATGATGTTTATAATGGGCTTACGTTTTTTAACAGATTATCTAAATAATGATATCTATTATAAAACGAAATATCCCGAGCATAATTTGGATCGTGCTAAAAATCAATTTAAACTCATTCAAAGTTTTACCGAAAAAACAGAAAATTTATAA
- a CDS encoding LacI family DNA-binding transcriptional regulator, with the protein MNINKVTIHDIAKALDINSSTVSRALNDSPRVTKKTKDKILKTAQEMGYQRNLLASNLRKNVTNTIGVVVPRISRHFFSSVIQGIEETAYQAGFSVIICQSLEQLEREKNILETLAANRVDGVLISISMETMDYEHLEGLKNRGIPLVFFDRHCNIPGTNNVLIDDFKGGYDATQHLIKKGCKNIVHFSGPQELEIYKNRFRGYKEALKKNGIPFRDEYLISSRLMEQDGIDNIKKLLDKGVVFDAIFSANDVAAIGAIKCLIENEIKIPDDVAIVGFSNEPISTVINPTLTTINQPGFEMGKAATDLLIRNIKNETGLLQEETLIMDSNLIERQSSQK; encoded by the coding sequence ATGAATATAAATAAAGTCACAATACATGATATTGCAAAAGCGTTGGACATTAATAGTTCTACTGTTTCAAGAGCCTTAAATGACAGCCCTAGGGTAACCAAAAAAACAAAGGATAAAATTCTAAAAACAGCCCAAGAAATGGGCTATCAGCGTAATCTATTAGCTTCAAATTTACGTAAAAATGTAACCAACACCATTGGTGTTGTTGTACCTAGAATATCACGTCATTTTTTTTCTTCTGTAATTCAAGGCATTGAGGAAACGGCATACCAGGCTGGATTCAGTGTTATCATTTGTCAATCATTAGAACAATTAGAAAGAGAAAAAAACATCTTAGAAACTTTAGCTGCCAATAGAGTAGACGGCGTATTGATTTCAATTTCAATGGAAACAATGGACTATGAGCATTTAGAAGGTTTAAAAAATAGAGGAATTCCTTTGGTTTTTTTTGATAGACATTGTAATATTCCCGGCACTAACAACGTGCTTATTGATGATTTTAAAGGCGGGTATGATGCCACTCAGCATTTAATTAAAAAAGGATGTAAAAATATTGTACATTTTTCGGGACCTCAAGAACTCGAAATTTACAAGAACCGCTTTAGAGGCTACAAAGAAGCACTTAAGAAAAATGGAATTCCGTTTCGAGATGAATATTTAATTAGCTCTAGATTAATGGAGCAAGATGGTATTGATAATATTAAAAAATTGTTAGATAAAGGTGTTGTTTTTGATGCCATATTTTCTGCAAATGATGTTGCTGCTATTGGAGCCATAAAATGTTTAATTGAGAATGAAATTAAAATACCAGATGACGTAGCTATTGTAGGTTTTAGTAATGAACCTATTTCAACGGTTATCAATCCCACCTTAACAACGATTAACCAACCCGGATTTGAAATGGGAAAAGCAGCAACAGATTTATTAATAAGAAATATAAAAAATGAAACGGGTCTGTTACAAGAGGAAACTTTAATAATGGACTCTAATTTAATAGAACGTCAATCTTCTCAAAAATAA
- the kduI gene encoding 5-dehydro-4-deoxy-D-glucuronate isomerase encodes MKTQYTTRYAASPQDVKSYDTTRLREEFLIDNLMQADKIELVYSHYDRFITGSAVPTVAPLKLEVIDALKADFFLERRELGIINIGAAGTVTVDGTVYELDNKEALYVGQGNKEVIFSSKSAGNPAMFYLNSTPAHKAFPNKKIGIKDVEVIELGAPETANARTLRKYIVNSVVDVCQLQMGMTTLKSGSSWNTMPAHVHDRRMEVYFYFEVAEDQAVCHFMGQPQETRHIWIGNNEAVISPPWSIHSGSGTSSYTFIWGMAGENLDYGDMDHCKINELK; translated from the coding sequence ATGAAAACACAATACACAACTAGGTATGCAGCATCACCGCAAGATGTTAAATCTTATGACACTACTAGATTAAGAGAAGAGTTTTTAATTGATAATTTAATGCAGGCGGATAAGATAGAGTTAGTATATTCTCATTATGATAGATTTATTACAGGAAGTGCAGTACCAACTGTAGCTCCGTTAAAATTAGAAGTTATTGATGCATTAAAAGCTGATTTTTTTCTAGAAAGAAGAGAATTAGGAATTATTAATATTGGTGCAGCGGGAACAGTAACTGTTGATGGAACGGTATATGAGTTAGATAATAAAGAAGCTCTATATGTTGGTCAAGGAAATAAGGAGGTTATCTTTTCAAGTAAATCAGCAGGAAATCCAGCTATGTTTTATTTAAATTCAACGCCTGCACACAAAGCATTTCCAAATAAGAAAATAGGCATTAAAGATGTTGAAGTCATTGAGTTAGGTGCACCTGAAACTGCAAATGCACGTACTTTAAGAAAATACATAGTAAATAGTGTAGTAGATGTTTGTCAGTTACAAATGGGAATGACTACTTTAAAATCAGGAAGTTCTTGGAATACAATGCCAGCTCATGTGCACGACAGAAGAATGGAAGTTTATTTTTATTTTGAAGTTGCAGAAGATCAAGCGGTATGTCATTTTATGGGGCAACCTCAAGAAACAAGACATATTTGGATTGGCAATAATGAAGCTGTAATTTCTCCACCATGGTCTATTCATTCAGGATCAGGTACAAGTAGCTATACTTTTATATGGGGAATGGCTGGTGAAAATCTAGATTATGGAGATATGGATCATTGTAAAATAAACGAATTAAAATAA
- a CDS encoding gluconate 5-dehydrogenase has translation MSINLFDLTGKVALVTGAVHGLGMAMAKGLGQAGATIVVNNHSKDSLEDAVAEYKSCGLNAYGYVFDVTNETAVMEAISKIEAEVGPIDILVNNAGIIKRTPIVDMEVADFEAVINVDLIGPFIVSKHVAKGMIKRGGGKIINICSMMSELGRDTVSAYAAAKGGLKMLTKSMATEWAKFNIQTNGIGPGYFATSQTAPIRVDGHPFNEFIIKRTPAARWGDPEDLQGTAIFLSSKASDFVNGHVVYVDGGILATIGKPANE, from the coding sequence ATGTCAATTAACTTATTTGATTTAACAGGGAAAGTAGCTTTAGTCACTGGTGCCGTTCACGGTTTAGGGATGGCAATGGCTAAGGGATTGGGACAAGCAGGAGCTACAATTGTAGTAAACAATCATTCAAAAGATTCATTAGAAGATGCGGTTGCTGAATATAAATCATGTGGTTTAAATGCCTATGGTTATGTATTTGATGTTACAAATGAAACGGCCGTTATGGAAGCTATTTCAAAGATAGAAGCTGAAGTTGGTCCTATAGATATTTTGGTAAACAATGCCGGTATTATTAAAAGAACACCCATAGTTGATATGGAAGTTGCAGATTTTGAAGCTGTAATTAATGTAGATTTAATAGGTCCGTTTATTGTTTCTAAGCATGTAGCTAAAGGAATGATAAAAAGGGGTGGAGGAAAAATTATTAATATCTGTTCTATGATGAGTGAGCTAGGTAGAGATACTGTTAGTGCATATGCAGCCGCCAAAGGAGGATTGAAAATGCTAACCAAAAGTATGGCTACGGAATGGGCTAAGTTTAATATTCAGACAAATGGTATTGGTCCGGGATATTTTGCAACAAGCCAAACAGCTCCAATTAGAGTGGATGGGCATCCGTTTAACGAGTTTATTATTAAAAGAACACCAGCGGCAAGATGGGGAGATCCTGAAGATTTACAAGGAACGGCTATCTTTTTAAGTTCAAAAGCAAGTGACTTTGTCAATGGGCATGTGGTTTATGTTGATGGTGGTATTTTAGCGACTATTGGTAAACCTGCTAACGAATAA
- a CDS encoding DUF4861 family protein, which produces MKTIRLFIFSLSLVVLASCSEKEKVTSVVVKNTLDIDRSIETIALNKSELGVEDLTTVGIKDVKTGELQVTQLVDNDGDGTMDDVLFQPKVMANTENTYEIVKVTEAEKPTAEELCYSRFVPERTDDYAWENDRVAFRVYGPTAQKMIEDNVPGGTLSSGVDAWLKRVEYPIINKWYKKDLETEGSYHVDTGEGLDNFHVGVSRGVGGIAAKIDSTYYYSKNYTKWRTITTGPIRTSFYLEVATWNAAGKSIKESKVISLDLGNNFSKFTVSLEGIDTVSVGLTLHEKDGVVTGNTDNGWVSYWEPHGDSEIGTAIVAPKNTFLGYEKYDTDLIDESNAYAELKVTNNEVVYYSGFGWKKSGQFKTKQEWESYLNTFAKQINTPLEVEVQLAK; this is translated from the coding sequence ATGAAAACTATCCGATTATTTATTTTTTCATTGTCTTTAGTAGTGCTTGCATCTTGCTCGGAAAAGGAGAAGGTAACCAGTGTTGTAGTAAAAAATACATTAGACATTGACAGGTCTATTGAAACTATTGCATTAAATAAATCAGAATTGGGCGTTGAAGATCTTACTACTGTTGGTATTAAAGATGTAAAAACAGGAGAGCTTCAAGTTACGCAATTGGTAGATAATGATGGGGACGGTACTATGGACGATGTGTTGTTTCAGCCAAAAGTAATGGCTAATACTGAAAACACATATGAAATTGTAAAAGTGACTGAAGCTGAAAAGCCAACAGCAGAAGAACTTTGTTATTCTCGCTTTGTACCAGAAAGAACGGATGATTATGCTTGGGAAAACGACAGAGTAGCCTTTCGAGTTTACGGTCCTACGGCACAAAAAATGATTGAAGATAACGTGCCTGGAGGTACGCTTTCTAGTGGTGTAGATGCATGGTTAAAAAGAGTAGAATATCCAATTATTAATAAATGGTATAAGAAAGATCTTGAGACGGAAGGGTCTTATCATGTAGATACTGGTGAAGGTTTAGATAATTTTCATGTAGGTGTAAGTCGCGGTGTTGGTGGTATTGCGGCTAAGATTGATAGTACTTATTATTATTCTAAGAATTATACAAAATGGCGTACTATTACAACAGGTCCAATTAGAACCAGTTTTTATTTGGAGGTTGCTACGTGGAATGCTGCGGGAAAATCGATCAAAGAATCTAAAGTTATTAGTTTAGATTTAGGTAATAATTTTTCAAAATTTACTGTTTCTTTAGAGGGTATTGATACGGTTTCAGTAGGATTAACACTTCATGAAAAAGATGGAGTTGTTACGGGTAATACTGATAATGGCTGGGTTAGTTATTGGGAACCTCATGGTGATTCTGAAATAGGTACTGCTATTGTTGCTCCTAAAAACACCTTTCTTGGTTACGAAAAATATGATACAGATTTAATTGATGAAAGTAATGCTTATGCAGAACTTAAAGTAACTAATAATGAAGTGGTTTATTATTCAGGTTTTGGTTGGAAAAAAAGTGGTCAATTTAAAACGAAACAAGAGTGGGAGAGTTATCTTAATACTTTTGCTAAGCAAATAAATACCCCCTTAGAAGTTGAGGTTCAGTTAGCCAAATAA
- a CDS encoding beta-N-acetylhexosaminidase yields MKPLKLNFTTVLLLLFIATLNAQINIIPRPMEISIGEGAFILTSKTKIVFDKDSENSALLLSSILEKGFHKKPKLKEKGNGIQLIINPALEKELGKEGYQLTTTTKNIQIESTTNTGLFYGIQSFRQLLPSNFETVKFQNKAVAIPVAVIKDKPRFPWRAFMLDESRHFKGSDPVKKLLDQMALIKMNVFHWHLTDDQGWRIEIKKYPNLTKIGSHRNDTQLSRKSPDRVGEPHAGFYTQEQIKDIIKYAEERHIKIIPEIEMPGHATAAIAAYPWLGILGTTTEVSEEFGKMDDSFNLADPKVNEFLKDVLTEVFDLFPSNIVHIGGDEVRFETWEKSKDIQDKIKKEGLISPADLQIFFTNQISKFIEKNDHRMMGWNEILGDNVHEWDKDNNMEVKEKLSKAAIIHFWKGSLELVNKAVTNGHEVVNSLHSMTYLDYNYKSIPLSKAYSFDPIPEGLDAKYINNILGLGCQMWSEWIPTEKQMENQIYPRIAAYAEVGWTQKANKNYKNFTQALVQLKERWQESGINYHEGLD; encoded by the coding sequence ATGAAACCATTAAAACTAAATTTTACTACTGTATTATTACTACTATTTATTGCAACATTAAATGCCCAAATAAATATTATCCCTCGTCCGATGGAAATATCAATTGGAGAAGGAGCATTCATTTTAACGAGTAAAACTAAAATTGTATTTGATAAAGACAGTGAAAATTCAGCACTATTACTATCCTCTATTCTTGAAAAAGGTTTTCATAAAAAACCTAAGCTCAAAGAAAAAGGTAATGGTATTCAATTAATCATAAACCCCGCACTTGAAAAAGAATTGGGTAAGGAAGGCTATCAATTAACCACAACAACTAAAAACATTCAGATTGAAAGTACTACAAATACTGGGTTGTTTTACGGAATTCAATCTTTTAGACAATTATTACCCAGTAACTTTGAAACCGTTAAATTTCAAAATAAAGCTGTTGCAATACCTGTTGCAGTAATAAAAGATAAGCCCCGTTTTCCTTGGAGGGCTTTTATGTTAGATGAGTCACGTCATTTTAAAGGCTCTGACCCTGTAAAAAAATTACTCGATCAAATGGCTCTTATAAAAATGAATGTTTTTCATTGGCATTTAACAGATGATCAGGGCTGGAGAATTGAAATTAAAAAATATCCTAATCTAACCAAAATCGGAAGTCATAGAAATGACACTCAATTAAGCAGAAAAAGCCCAGATAGAGTTGGTGAACCTCATGCTGGTTTTTATACTCAAGAACAAATTAAAGACATTATTAAATATGCTGAAGAACGACATATTAAAATTATACCTGAAATTGAAATGCCGGGACATGCTACCGCAGCTATTGCAGCATATCCTTGGCTTGGAATTTTAGGAACAACAACGGAAGTTTCTGAAGAATTTGGTAAAATGGATGATTCTTTCAATTTAGCAGACCCTAAAGTAAACGAATTCTTGAAAGATGTTTTAACAGAAGTATTTGACCTTTTTCCAAGTAATATCGTCCATATTGGCGGTGATGAAGTGAGGTTTGAAACTTGGGAGAAATCAAAAGACATACAAGATAAAATTAAAAAAGAAGGATTAATATCTCCTGCCGATCTTCAAATATTTTTTACAAACCAAATTTCAAAATTCATTGAAAAAAATGACCATCGTATGATGGGATGGAATGAAATACTCGGTGATAATGTACATGAATGGGATAAAGATAATAACATGGAAGTTAAAGAAAAACTGTCTAAAGCGGCCATTATTCATTTTTGGAAAGGAAGCCTAGAGTTGGTTAATAAAGCAGTTACCAATGGACATGAAGTGGTAAACTCTTTGCATTCGATGACTTATCTTGATTATAATTATAAATCTATACCACTCTCAAAAGCATATTCATTTGACCCAATACCCGAGGGCTTAGATGCGAAATATATTAATAACATATTAGGTTTAGGCTGTCAAATGTGGAGTGAATGGATACCGACTGAAAAACAAATGGAAAATCAAATATATCCTAGAATAGCAGCATATGCTGAAGTAGGTTGGACACAAAAAGCCAATAAAAATTATAAAAACTTTACGCAAGCATTAGTTCAACTTAAAGAAAGATGGCAAGAGTCAGGTATAAATTATCATGAAGGATTAGATTAG
- a CDS encoding N-acetylglucosamine-6-phosphate deacetylase, translated as MTIEALDYRTNKPISVHIKNGYIDNITAGNEQLDTSYYIAPGLVDLQINGFKGIDLNTIGLTIADLKTLTQILLEKGITTYYPTVISNSDIATESLLKVIAKACDSFTDVNACVGGIHLEGPFLSIEDGPRGAHSKEFIKAPDWDLFSKWQKASGNRIKIITLSPEWPESITFIKKCVEAGVIVSIGHTAATTQQINDAIEAGASMSTHLGNASHAMLPRHSNYVMEQLASDELWSSLIADGFHLPDSLLKIFIKTKPNKSILVSDATSYADLLPGTYKAHIGGDVELDSNGRLFMKNSPKMLAGSAQSLLWCVNQLIKKQILPLHEAWNMASIKPTESLFGTSTNYLQIEHPADLVVFKKEGDTLKIIKTIKSGRLVFSNSENN; from the coding sequence ATGACGATTGAAGCATTAGATTATAGAACGAACAAACCTATTAGTGTCCATATAAAAAATGGATATATAGATAATATAACGGCAGGTAATGAGCAATTAGACACATCATATTACATAGCTCCAGGCTTAGTTGATCTACAAATAAATGGCTTTAAAGGAATCGACTTAAATACAATAGGATTAACTATTGCAGATCTTAAAACATTAACGCAAATTCTCCTTGAAAAAGGAATTACCACCTACTACCCTACTGTAATTAGTAATAGTGATATTGCTACGGAATCATTACTGAAAGTTATAGCAAAGGCTTGTGACAGCTTTACGGATGTAAATGCATGTGTTGGTGGTATTCATCTAGAAGGTCCATTTTTATCTATTGAAGATGGTCCTAGAGGTGCACATTCAAAGGAGTTTATAAAGGCTCCTGACTGGGACTTATTTTCTAAATGGCAAAAAGCTTCAGGAAACAGAATTAAAATTATCACATTATCACCAGAATGGCCAGAATCCATTACTTTTATTAAAAAATGTGTAGAAGCTGGAGTTATTGTTTCTATTGGACATACCGCAGCTACTACTCAACAAATAAATGATGCTATTGAGGCTGGTGCAAGCATGTCTACACATTTAGGTAATGCTTCACACGCTATGTTGCCTCGTCATTCAAATTATGTTATGGAACAATTGGCCTCAGACGAACTTTGGTCATCACTAATTGCCGATGGTTTTCATTTACCTGATTCACTTTTGAAAATTTTTATAAAAACAAAACCTAATAAGAGTATATTGGTAAGTGACGCCACATCTTATGCAGATCTTTTACCGGGAACGTATAAGGCTCATATTGGTGGTGATGTTGAACTCGATTCCAATGGTAGATTGTTTATGAAAAACAGTCCCAAAATGCTTGCAGGTTCAGCTCAATCGTTACTTTGGTGTGTTAATCAATTAATTAAGAAGCAAATTTTACCGTTACATGAAGCTTGGAATATGGCCTCAATAAAACCAACTGAGTCTTTATTTGGTACGTCTACAAATTACTTACAAATAGAACACCCCGCTGATCTTGTTGTTTTTAAAAAAGAAGGTGACACTTTAAAAATTATAAAAACCATTAAATCTGGAAGACTGGTTTTTTCTAATTCTGAAAACAACTAA